One window of the Lasioglossum baleicum chromosome 8, iyLasBale1, whole genome shotgun sequence genome contains the following:
- the LOC143211115 gene encoding uncharacterized protein LOC143211115 — translation MTGMTLNSLNTQSAKKLFRCQLCHKELCSKASLKRHVADKHAARQEEYRCVICERIYCSRNSLMTHIYTYHKSRPGDIDIKFF, via the coding sequence ATGACGGGGATGACCTTGAACTCCCTGAACACCCAGTCAGCGAAGAAGCTGTTCCGCTGCCAGCTGTGCCACAAGGAGCTGTGCAGCAAAGCATCCTTGAAACGCCACGTTGCCGACAAGCACGCCGCGCGACAGGAGGAGTACAGATGCGTCATCTGCGAGCGGATATACTGCTCCCGTAACTCCCTGATGACCCATATATATACCTATCATAAGAGCAGACCCGGCGACATTGACATTAAGTTCTTTTGA